The Sander vitreus isolate 19-12246 chromosome 10, sanVit1, whole genome shotgun sequence genome contains the following window.
gaatacaggctgtgtgcatttctctgtggattgagcgttttgatactttcacagtatttatataacaCCTCAACCTACTTCATTatcaaaaaataaatggaaatttcactttttacaatgTGGGACCTTTAATGGAAGTCATGGCCCACCTTATTTAGCACCGCATCAGTGTGTATGAATGCAAAGGATAACTACTGGATGTGCAGCAAACGAGGCCTTAGTGTTGTGATGGAGGTTTGTGTTTCCTCACAGTGTGTCGGTGTGGGCTGAGGACAGCCTGGTCTCTCTGATGGAAGGCAGCTCTCCACCTGGACTGGAAACCTTTGTCTCCAAACCTGTGTGCATGTTATCATTCCAATCACACTACAAGCACTATCCATACTCACTGTAACAAAGCACTCCTTAGACCACGCTTGAGTtagatttaaaaacaacaatatcaggctattaaagggatagtttggattttGTTTAAGTGGGGTTGTAACGAGGTAGGTACtaatccatagtcagtgtaactacagtagatggcggtcgacACGCctccagtttggagaagcagacaggaggACAGAAACAGAAGTTAAGCAATGTGCTGCTGAGGACGGGGGCAGTATGGGCAGCtgctaaatgtattttggccaACTAAACAAGTATACAAACAAATCattatcagtttaagtgtacgctttatttagaatattttcaaagctttaccttgccgtcaAACAGCACTGTTCGATACTCTtgtcaaagccaccagactccattgaaaAAAACGATAAGATAAGGGGATTTGCTGGTTAACTGCTGGCTAaccctagcctagaaatctagacgcaccctatcggcagcaaatgtaatttgcagccagggggtctagcaactcaAGAAGACTCAAGAAGGTCCACCTGTCTCCTCAGATCCTGGTGAACTTCTACCGCTGCACCATCGAGAGCATCCTCACCAACTGTGTCACAGTTTGGTATGGCAACTGCTCTGCCCATGACCGGAAAGCACTGCAGAGGGTGGTGAAAACTGCCCAACGCATCACCGGTTCCTCACTCCCCTCCATCGAGACCATCCAGGGCAAGCGATGCTTGCGTAAGGCATGCGGCATCATCAAAGACTGTTCTCACCCCAAAAATAGCCTGTTCACCACACTCCCGTCCGGGAGGCGTCTCAGGTCTCTCCGCCCCCGTaccagcaggttcagaggaagcttctttcctgcGGCTGTCACCCTACTGAACTCTTGCTCTGCATCCCGGTGACAATTTAACCTACTAAGCCCCCCGGACAATTTGCACTACTCTACCCCACCCatactgttctatttatttatttacagatgtgcatactgtaattacacctatacatagccatattctactgctcttcatactattcatcctgcacatacacttattcttactactctcataatgttaccacactgcacatagctgtacatatctgtctatatggttcattcagtatatccatatttattctttatatatttatatatttttatatttttttcttattatatattctgttaatgcactgcatatatctatatccatattattcttactactagtataatgtcactgctactacattgcacatatctgtacatgttgttcatacgtTGTTCATATTACAAAGCCATAttaaaaaaggaagtttttctcaccaccgaggtttctccctaaaagggagtttttcctcgccactgtcgcactaaatgcttgctcttgggggaattactggaatggttgggtctttgtaaattatagggtatggtctagacctactctatctgtaaagtgtcttgagataactcttgttatgatttgatactataaataaaatggaattgaattgaaatatttattctgctcttataacactgcaatatatttcttgtcctgcctatgcaccacctgtctatacttgtatatcgcattgctcttttcttctttttttttgcacttctggttggacgcaaactgcatttcgctgtctttgtacttgtacactgcacaatgacaataaagttgaatataATCTAAAAACTCTCCGTTgacttgcgagctggaaaagccaaactctagccgggccaatcacatcgtgtataaagttggtgggcgggcttaacataatgacggcagagttacgacagttccgcgtgaattccctgctacttgaaaacaaagaagatggctgctgctgctgctgggaacagcggtctttggaatcggctttggctgtgactctggaagacttggagttcagcttttctttgagaaaagaacaaagaacggcactgaagtcattcttaaaaaaggaagatgtgtttaatctatcaactagtgtttctctgcttggttgtagcactatcctattgcgtgccgagggaatttgaaagacaaccgtttatcccgcccctcggattgagccctgccaatggtgagttccctgGCTTGTCAGGTAAGGCTAACCCTTTTAAAACACCACAGAAACAAACTAACCGATCGAGGCAGTGGTAGACCAGAAACTCTCGTGTTCTTTAACAGGGCTGTCTGACTGCAAGGTAAAGTGGTGGAAGtattctaaacatagcctacacttaaactgatattgtTTTTTCATAGGTGGGTCTCCTTTTTAGGTGGTTAAAAtacgtttagctgctgcccccctccacagcagtacattgctcaGCTTCTACTAGCTTCATCTGCTACTCCTGTCTGATCCTCCAAACTAGAGGTGTgtcgaccgccatctactgcatacactatggataagtaccttaTGCAACCCCACTAAAATtccaaagtatccctttaacctGTTGTACCCTGGTCCTCATAATTCTTACTTCCATACTTGCCGTTCCTAATAGCTGACTCCTCGGGCTCCCTGTTCTGCTCGTCCAAAACGTCTCCATCAGTTAGGACATTAGCTTTGAAACCCTTGGTCTTCTGGGCCTCCTGCCACTCTGGAGGAGACAATTCGAACAGAAGCTCCTTGTATCTTTTGTAGTCTATCAGGatttcttcaaacttgccgagttcactatgaaaaacaaacattagatATCAATGGTATTCCACATGACATAACTGTCCCGCCCATTTTATTCCCCCATATTTATAGTTCCCCTCAGTGTACCTTTAGGGTTAACACTTCTATGCACTTAAATATGGGTAATGTGCACACTCATACATGTTCATTTTACAAAATTATCAGACTGCTACCTTTTCACAGTCCCAATTTCAGCAGTCAGTCTCTTGATCTGAGCGTTCTTCTCCTGTTTGGACTTGGCCTCGCATTCAAAACTGACAACAGAGACAGGACAACCGTTTGCAATGTGACTCTTTAAACAACTCAGCCAACATGTCATATCATGATGCTTCTTACAATGTTCTGGCCTCCACCGACTTCTTCTCGTTCTCCCTGAGGAACTCTTCGAAGTTGAGGTTGTCTCTCTCGATGATCTTTTCGAGCCGTCTCAGCtgtccctcctcttttgcaatGGCTTTGTCCATCCTCAAAATCTCGGCCCTCTTCGTCATCAGAGATAActgaggaagggagagagggggcaAATGAAGCAAGAGGGCCAAGCtagagtttttatttatttcacacattCTTGCTCCTGGCGGCAACTCTACCCACGCTGCAACTTGTCAGAGATTTGAGTGTGTTATGTTagtagtagtctcgcattgccagaccttcctccacagtgctgcggaggagggtctggctaattcacacagcattccgagatgggagaaaaacgtgctctggtttattggcatttctttaaaacaatcacaatcatcttgggcggcacttagcgccggacggagcaacggtgcttctgcaaaatagcctcgggaaggagcttcttttggtggaacgttcttgttcaaaggttgttttagtcgtgcaacagaaaactccgattggacagatagtctagctagctgtctggatttaccctgcagagatctgaggagcagttaaagctatagtgtgtagtttctgtctccctcatgaggaattctaagtaatgacaacaaaactgttggtccgtccacatgatacaagccttccgtgatcgcgcttcacccccacccctcctccacacagtcgctagtagccaaggaggacacggaggattaaaattattaattaattaaaacatgatagactcttcagaagaggtcattatcttcacttgagtttctgtgcgggaaagtcaccggacgccacaatcttctgaacatagtcatactgagaaatacagagagagtagtgtggagctgaaagtcataattagctttgtagcaactcatctggcaatggcttaaatgtaatggaagttcattaatatcaaaaagttacgcactagagctttaaccatagtcctcataaattggcCTGAGTTtagaatgtcaacacaaagaaagcggaaggtgatggacatccggctgaaatgagggacatccagcagaatttctggcagcactggagcaatcccgtaaatgaaacgttgttGATAAAGACTATGCTAGTAGTAGCCTTGATACCATTAAGCAGAGAAGAGGAGCGAGCTACAGAAGTCTGGTAAGTTAACTTCTTTCTATTCCTTTGTAATTGATCCGATTTCACACAGCCACAGAATGTTTTATACACATTTTCCGatatgcagtagtactccacaagacctgtaaacagactttgatgtgaaAAACCGGTGGAGTTCCCCTTTTTGtttcacataaacaaacatagaGTTTTATTGTTTCCTAAATAGATCATGGATGTGGTCCGAGGCGACTGACAGCATCCGACATCTTACAAAAAGCAGACATTCAAAAAGCACCAGTCACAGCAGCCTTAGAAACTGAATCCAGATGAGACGTGGCTCCTCCTTTATTAAGCTCTTAGCAACTCTTGAAATCATTTACCTCCAACACTGCCTTCTGCCGTTCCATGGAGATGAAGTCATGTTTGCTGTCTTTTGTAACGTTTTCTAGAGACAGAGGACAGATGACAGTTAACATTCACGTTAGCAAGTTGGCCATGGCGTGcactctgctctctctccaCTCACCTCGTTTCATCATGGCCATCTTCAGCTCATGTCTGCCAGGTGTTTGTTTGGGGACAACTGTCCTACTCTTGATTTCTTTCAGATTCTTCAGCTTCTCCCtttcttctacttctttttcctcctccttctcctcctcctcctcctcctcctcctcttcctcctccacttgTTCTTGCAGCTCTTTCCTCAGCTTGGCCATCATTCGAGCAGCGTGGGTCGTCTTCTCATCGATTGGCAAAGCAAGGAATTTACGCATCTCCTGTGCATaaagaacagcagcagcactttAACATGGcgatcattttttttgtgtgtgcagaaatTAGCTGTGTTTGAgaccgttccctatcacggaaataCTGCACTATAGAGTGTGTTCGCCTGGCCTGACGTCGTCAtgctcagattctagtcagaatatgagtctgatactgctccactgggctgtgattatggggcgtgtttcaaccgaaccaggaaagaaaatgcctctgcactcaattggatagacctccaaccaatcagagcaacagagacagacgtcacagaagctgcaagtcaaaggcaggcttcagCAGAGCAGAGGCAGAGGCGGCAGTTTCCGTGTCGTGCAGACGTGTGTGGCAGTGTGTATACAtacgtgatcgcggttctcagttcctcttttaaaatgaatgcgctgtcgatatcttctataaacAGACGCGATGGaagaatctacacatctcaattctccagcggcagccatctttgttgtaaacaaattcaacccaagcgctctttggtgacgtggttgattacgttactgttgatcatatgtccatcatcgtataaagcccgccctgacaatttgattggtccgaacagctctggttcgagcatagttgctccacaacggatcaagtccagacccaacttcccgacctcaaatgttgtgggcggggctacgttcggctggcatccaggctagtgtTCGCCACTTTGAAGTGGTGTTCGAATTCTCTATATAGTCCACtctaaaatacccacaatgcacaacTAATTTGAGAGTACACACACGATGCACCCTACATTTTTCTGCCGTAtaaccacaatgcaacgcggtcGTGTTTCGCGGAGAAGAAGAAGGACCCGcggaaactgaaaaggaaaaatgaagCAGGCTTTCAGTTATAAACATTGGAAatttaacatgcaacatatatacaaCCTTTGACTATCCTCCTGAGTGCTCGgttttgtttcagggacgtattagaagtatttttgtttcggtttgtttacatgatgctgggcgcgcCCGCTTTAGTGTCCGAAATCTTGTTGTTGGTCTGGTtgttccctatatagttcactatttattaaacactatatagggaagagtgagtgagtgaatgagggaacggtttaGAACACAGCTACTGTGTCACACAAGTATCATGCAGTGCATGTAAAAGAACATATTCATAAGCAAGCCAGCCTAACCCctgaaatgctgtttttttatcttaaacacacacgtacattttttcttttctttttatcagaATTGTATGGTGATAAGACGGCTTACCCTTACTGCACATATTACGACTATTATGATGTACTATGTATGTTGTACAACGGGCAGTGTGCAATTTTGTTGGCTGGTGGCAGTCTCTGCATGCAACATGAGCATTGTCCATGCAGAGTGATgcagcagtctgtgtctgtgtactacatgtatgtatgcactATGTTGTGTTGAAGTCTTTAAACAGCAGATATTGTTTGTCTGGCCAAGACCAATTTCCTTTGGGATAATAAAATCTATCttatctcatctcttatatgtaTACAGTTGtattcaaacacacaccaacCTCTTTTCGGTCCCCGCTTTCATTTAGACTCTGTAGGAAAATGCTGTTACTATCTGGCAATTTGAATGGGCTCTGTCgagtcttcctcctcctcttcttcatgtCTGCATACAATGCAATGAAGAAaatgcgtttaaaaaaaaactgtgcacAATTTACATTCTCATTGTTTCTATTTCACAGATCTGTCATTGCCCACTGTACCTGGTTTACGTGATTTGGCAGCACCATCAGTCTCTGAAACAACAATGCTGCCTGAAGAAATCTCTGGTCGTTTTGTTGGAAACATGATCAATCACTGAGCGTATTTACAACGTGTCTTATGTATGACACATGGCATTATAACAAATATTTACTGGGATGTGGTGAAGACATCTCTTGGTTTACTTCTAGCATCTGGAACCGCACAGGCTCAGTGTTTCATTTGGCTGCAggttacagaaaaacaaatcatatGAAAGTCTTTTGGTGGATGACAAACAGCATGAACCCCAAATTATCGATTTTAAAACTATTTAagtcaggggtgtcaaacatacggcccgtgggccagaaccggcccgccaaagggtccaatcaggcccactggatgactttgcaaagtgtgaaaattgcagagaagtaTTTAACTCCAATTCcaaatttaccactttaatctcagagaatatccaattttaatcttaaagtgctcatattaggTTCATATAAGttatttcaggttcataattgtatttagaggttatatcagaataggtttacttggtttaattttcaaaaaacaccagatttttgttgtactgcacattgctgcagctcctcctttcaccctgtgtgttgagctctctgttttagctacagagtgagacatctcacttctgttccatctttgttgggagtcgcacatgctcagtagctaggtaaggactactagccagtcagaagcagagtatgagggcgtgccacgctagcagctaggcgagcattataacgtgttccaaagtgaccacgtttgtctctgaagtaaaggctggactacaatagagctgtttggagcagtttgtgaacagttttttctgttggagatggtaagtccctttggggtggactggataacatgcacaaaaaagatatataacacaataaaggaaagggaaaaagcaaaaaagcataatatgagcactttaaaagtgttttttaagaGTTTTTTCTCTGAATATTACCCCTCTCTTCCGGGTCCGTAACATTATTTAACATATAACggccttagaacgctgtcgtagcagaagcaacttgcgtttgccaacatcaagctgagaAGAAACTC
Protein-coding sequences here:
- the LOC144525027 gene encoding cilia- and flagella-associated protein 100-like, translating into MLEVNQEMSSPHPKISSGSIVVSETDGAAKSRKPDMKKRRRKTRQSPFKLPDSNSIFLQSLNESGDRKEEMRKFLALPIDEKTTHAARMMAKLRKELQEQVEEEEEEEEEEEEKEEEKEVEEREKLKNLKEIKSRTVVPKQTPGRHELKMAMMKRENVTKDSKHDFISMERQKAVLELSLMTKRAEILRMDKAIAKEEGQLRRLEKIIERDNLNFEEFLRENEKKSVEARTFFECEAKSKQEKNAQIKRLTAEIGTVKSELGKFEEILIDYKRYKELLFELSPPEWQEAQKTKGFKANVLTDGDVLDEQNREPEESAIRNGLETKVSSPGGELPSIRETRLSSAHTDTLITTSKLDSDSSEYEHEPELYFTEPQQLLDLVTELTEQNLSLIQNTTRVEETLEELRQSTEATRKKIEKDEEQLTLQINDMNQRIEIEKARGTKLRQKVQLHVSLNKEDQDVMLDALGEKVVEVHRCCVDDRITNLSTLEKLANIENCMSLLLQGLESIPEEHLEMMKKIKDSERRSRQREEKLREQSEKQKERMRRYLERSLADSKKISGRKLMPRCKPVAQKVRVSNVDNSPAEDEMHAYLFTSEDTEFCHKPGYNLSKKTRKRQ